One region of Enterobacter ludwigii genomic DNA includes:
- the rlmI gene encoding 23S rRNA (cytosine(1962)-C(5))-methyltransferase RlmI, with protein MSVRLVLAKGREKSLLRRHPWVFSGAVARMEGKASLGETIDIVDHQGKWLARGAYSPASQIRARVWTFDKDETIDIDFFVRRLQQAQQWRDWLAKRDGLDSYRLIAGESDGLPGVTIDRFGHFLVLQLLSAGAEYQRAALISALQTLFPECAIYDRSDVAVRKKEGMELTQGPVTGELPPALLPIEEHGMKLLVDIQGGHKTGYYLDQRDSRLATRQYVANKRVLNCFSYTGGFAVSALMGGCAQVVSVDTSQEALDVAKQNVELNKLDVSKAEFIRDDVFKLLRKYRDQGEKFDVIVMDPPKFVENKSQLMGACRGYKDINMLAIQLLNPGGVLLTFSCSGLMTTDLFQKIIADAAIDAGRDVQFIEQFRQAADHPVIATYPEGLYLKGFACRVM; from the coding sequence ATGAGCGTACGTTTAGTGTTAGCCAAAGGGCGCGAGAAGTCATTACTGCGCCGTCATCCCTGGGTCTTTTCCGGCGCGGTTGCCCGTATGGAAGGTAAAGCCAGCCTCGGTGAAACCATTGATATCGTTGACCATCAGGGGAAATGGTTAGCGCGAGGTGCTTACTCGCCTGCGTCCCAGATCCGTGCCCGCGTCTGGACCTTCGATAAAGATGAAACCATCGACATCGACTTCTTCGTTCGCCGTCTGCAGCAGGCGCAGCAGTGGCGCGACTGGCTGGCAAAACGCGACGGACTGGACAGCTACCGCCTGATTGCCGGTGAGTCCGACGGCCTGCCGGGCGTCACCATTGACCGCTTTGGTCACTTCCTGGTGCTACAACTTCTGAGTGCTGGTGCTGAATATCAACGTGCGGCGTTGATTAGCGCGCTGCAAACGCTGTTCCCGGAATGCGCCATTTACGACCGCAGCGATGTGGCGGTGCGCAAAAAAGAGGGCATGGAGCTGACCCAGGGTCCAGTGACAGGCGAGCTGCCGCCTGCCCTGCTGCCGATTGAAGAGCACGGCATGAAGCTGCTGGTGGATATTCAGGGCGGCCACAAAACGGGTTACTACCTCGACCAGCGCGACAGCCGTCTGGCGACGCGTCAGTACGTTGCCAATAAACGCGTGCTGAACTGCTTCTCCTATACCGGTGGTTTTGCCGTTTCAGCGCTGATGGGTGGCTGTGCTCAGGTGGTGAGCGTGGACACTTCGCAGGAAGCGCTGGACGTGGCAAAGCAGAACGTTGAGCTGAACAAGCTGGATGTGAGCAAAGCTGAATTTATTCGCGATGATGTCTTCAAACTGCTGCGTAAGTATCGCGATCAGGGCGAGAAATTCGACGTTATCGTCATGGACCCCCCTAAGTTTGTGGAAAACAAAAGCCAGCTGATGGGCGCATGCCGCGGGTATAAAGATATCAACATGCTGGCCATTCAGCTGCTGAACCCGGGCGGCGTGCTGCTTACGTTCTCCTGCTCTGGCTTGATGACCACAGATTTATTTCAGAAAATCATCGCCGATGCCGCAATAGATGCTGGCCGTGATGTACAATTTATAGAGCAGTTCCGTCAGGCAGCCGATCACCCGGTGATTGCTACCTACCCGGAAGGGCTCTATCTGAAAGGGTTTGCCTGTCGCGTCATGTAA
- the hspQ gene encoding heat shock protein HspQ gives MIASKFGIGQQVRHTLLGYLGVVVDIDPEYSLDEPSADELAVNAELRAAPWYHVVMEGDDGQPVHTYLAEAQLSSELQEEHPEQPTMDELAQTIRKQLQAPRLRN, from the coding sequence ATGATTGCCAGCAAATTCGGTATCGGCCAGCAGGTCCGCCACACTTTGCTAGGGTATTTGGGTGTGGTCGTGGATATCGACCCGGAGTATTCTCTTGATGAACCGTCTGCAGACGAGCTGGCGGTAAACGCCGAGCTTCGCGCTGCGCCCTGGTATCATGTGGTGATGGAAGGTGACGATGGACAACCCGTTCACACCTATCTTGCTGAAGCGCAGCTGAGTAGCGAACTACAGGAAGAACATCCGGAGCAACCCACGATGGATGAACTTGCTCAGACTATCCGCAAACAGTTACAGGCTCCACGCCTGCGGAACTAA